A single region of the Palaeococcus ferrophilus DSM 13482 genome encodes:
- the hypA gene encoding hydrogenase nickel incorporation protein HypA yields MHEWALADGIVRTALDYAQREGASKLLAIHVVLGELQDVNAEVVEFAMKELLKGTIGEGAEVVFEEEEAVFKCRDCGHEWRLREVKEGFDERIKEDIHFIPEVVHAFLACPKCGSRDFEVLKGRGVYISGIKIEKGDGA; encoded by the coding sequence ATGCACGAGTGGGCACTCGCTGACGGCATAGTTAGGACGGCGCTCGATTACGCTCAAAGGGAGGGTGCGTCAAAACTCCTTGCAATCCACGTCGTTCTGGGGGAGCTTCAGGATGTAAACGCCGAGGTGGTAGAGTTCGCCATGAAGGAGCTCCTCAAGGGCACCATAGGAGAGGGGGCGGAGGTAGTCTTCGAGGAGGAAGAGGCGGTCTTTAAATGCAGAGACTGCGGCCACGAGTGGAGGCTGAGGGAGGTTAAGGAAGGGTTCGACGAGAGGATCAAGGAGGACATACACTTCATCCCCGAGGTGGTACATGCGTTCCTCGCCTGCCCGAAGTGCGGAAGCAGGGATTTCGAGGTCTTAAAGGGAAGGGGAGTCTACATCAGCGGCATAAAAATCGAGAAGGGTGATGGGGCATGA
- a CDS encoding GNAT family N-acetyltransferase, with the protein MEIRKASLDDVAGIVSVHAGSLTGGTIFERYLRGGPWMSLETCSIHTNNLLLHGGLPVVALVEGETAGHAEFLMSEEPIHGVGTKLTHLDVLQVKEGFRGRGVGRALVEFGIRTGRQEGHELLTVTSEKSALGFYSRLGISEIINIGVLVGVKLKEIEPLEEAPRLRPLGWGDVKGREMTLGKFQSSYHHWFTLFVDRIAGVDDRVHFESGELGGSLYAMEGAYNGNVVTAYAWGGDVGRTISLLAGRARALGFDEMRTVVPIEALEEIPFSYMAGERFVTLSLSL; encoded by the coding sequence ATGGAAATCAGAAAGGCTTCGCTCGACGACGTTGCCGGAATAGTGAGCGTTCACGCCGGCTCCTTAACCGGTGGCACGATTTTCGAGCGCTACCTTCGAGGCGGCCCATGGATGAGCCTCGAAACCTGCTCCATTCACACGAACAACCTTCTCCTGCACGGGGGTCTGCCCGTTGTGGCGCTGGTTGAGGGAGAAACAGCCGGCCACGCGGAGTTCCTCATGAGCGAGGAGCCCATTCACGGCGTGGGGACGAAGCTCACCCACCTCGACGTACTCCAGGTCAAAGAGGGATTCCGAGGCAGGGGCGTTGGAAGGGCCCTCGTGGAGTTTGGGATAAGAACCGGCCGCCAGGAGGGGCACGAACTCCTCACCGTAACGTCGGAGAAGAGCGCCCTCGGTTTCTACTCCCGCCTTGGTATCAGCGAGATAATCAACATCGGCGTTCTCGTGGGTGTAAAGCTCAAGGAAATAGAACCCCTGGAGGAAGCGCCCAGGCTGAGGCCCCTTGGCTGGGGGGACGTTAAGGGCAGGGAGATGACCCTCGGAAAGTTCCAGAGCTCCTACCACCACTGGTTCACACTCTTCGTTGACAGGATAGCGGGGGTTGACGACAGGGTGCACTTTGAGAGCGGCGAACTCGGTGGAAGCCTCTACGCCATGGAGGGGGCCTACAACGGGAACGTGGTCACGGCCTACGCGTGGGGAGGCGACGTGGGGAGAACGATCTCGCTCCTCGCGGGGAGGGCCAGGGCGCTCGGTTTCGACGAGATGAGGACGGTCGTGCCGATAGAGGCCCTTGAGGAGATACCCTTCTCCTACATGGCCGGGGAGAGGTTCGTAACACTTTCCCTCTCCCTCTGA
- a CDS encoding tetratricopeptide repeat protein — MDANMEAFLKAVEDRDVEAVRAFLYENADELEDGELKTALEKAEELAKEVKDYELLKLVCYLYETYLEIEKIPEFEALAFEEDTFEAKFQLADLYAQVGEVEKALALYRTLLEEETAKGEKEHIAEIYYNMALAHEELTEYEKALELMEKAALAFEELGKEDDYLHALIYLAYLRFENGDVRKAKAELAGLLRRIRDNRLLMAQAHLAFEEIFEDEDNYEAALQECLYALLDSEGTAYFDVSFDALVDVLWQLFLEDEFETVYDNMDAFAKAFPELEAFFNGVKAMALYKDGELEEGRVREIIAQIKDKRLLDLVQLLGESEL, encoded by the coding sequence ATGGATGCGAACATGGAGGCTTTTCTTAAGGCCGTTGAAGACAGGGACGTTGAGGCCGTTAGGGCTTTCCTCTACGAAAACGCCGACGAGCTGGAGGATGGGGAGCTTAAGACCGCCCTCGAAAAGGCAGAGGAACTCGCAAAGGAGGTTAAGGACTACGAGCTCCTGAAACTCGTCTGCTACCTCTACGAGACATACCTTGAGATTGAAAAGATTCCTGAGTTCGAGGCACTCGCTTTCGAGGAGGACACCTTCGAGGCCAAGTTCCAGCTGGCGGACCTCTACGCCCAGGTAGGCGAGGTTGAGAAGGCGCTCGCCCTCTACAGAACCCTCCTGGAGGAGGAGACCGCCAAGGGGGAGAAGGAGCACATAGCTGAGATTTACTACAACATGGCGCTGGCCCATGAGGAGCTGACGGAGTACGAAAAGGCCCTCGAACTGATGGAGAAGGCGGCACTTGCCTTCGAGGAGCTCGGCAAGGAAGACGATTACCTTCACGCCCTCATATACCTCGCATACCTGCGCTTTGAGAACGGCGATGTGAGGAAGGCCAAAGCAGAACTCGCCGGTCTTTTAAGGCGCATCCGTGATAACAGGCTCCTAATGGCGCAGGCCCACCTAGCCTTTGAGGAAATCTTCGAGGACGAGGACAACTATGAGGCGGCACTCCAGGAGTGCCTTTACGCCCTCCTGGATTCCGAGGGGACGGCCTACTTCGACGTTTCCTTTGACGCCCTCGTGGATGTGCTCTGGCAGCTCTTCCTTGAGGATGAGTTCGAGACCGTTTACGACAACATGGACGCCTTTGCGAAGGCCTTCCCTGAGCTGGAGGCGTTTTTCAACGGCGTCAAGGCAATGGCCCTCTACAAGGATGGGGAACTCGAGGAGGGGAGGGTCAGGGAGATAATAGCTCAAATAAAGGACAAGCGGCTCCTTGACCTCGTCCAGCTGCTCGGCGAGTCCGAGCTCTGA
- a CDS encoding PKD domain-containing protein has product MGRVRLTSSLLVLCLILAFLLPRATAQDANLIDGIGGRVIEDGDIIIGDRGDYFWMYENGSGGVIGKFHTGYEKWDEMVACDVNDDGRAEIIQGDRSTDKIYIYDMYGNELGKHDVNFEAGDDLTCGDLTGNGKAEIIHADRNNWIHIFDENFNMVNQFKVDDFADGDAIGAGDFDGDGIAEIVHADASEDTLSVYDVNGNSLGMVEMESFDIHSRDEMATGDVDMDGLDEIVIATQDNKKRGVHIFKLEKDGAQFKGNEIGAFTILFSKGDRIAVGDVNTDGAEEIVWASQYNGRVKVYNMVGDLLNGPDGLQTEFTYGAGIAVADVNGDSIVVGPPNKAVLHVVNKVIAVINAPPVDYDAINESGTFYSAYTSKQTQMTSASIKSTTDMKLTAELTFVQNVPGLVKYELGLKTMIGQKRQSETGKSYETTITYKMLADMADGAIYVSTDYDVYEFPIIWPPELAVINGKQQYILVSVPKGPPNAHFTSYDSDLHEIGDINTYPTKITELKNYDASSVLGVFTIEASNVQSSYEQYMKQLHWEKDANTFSLGLSLSFKGTLGSRVLTGFEGSIQGDYGYEKLTTHEMKFSNETSILVAYEGRIDDRDKWYNATGVIYRDKDDGHLVLDFYVPSKGKYYEQRNQSPIFINLGFLKLNFDALRALNKPPECSIAANPSSGKMPLDVNFTLNLNDPENGSLRWVMDFGDGITGEGNASQVLHTYRKEGVYPVTLTVYDPWNANATCTAKINVQHNEKPNALFSYSPSEIKAGDEVSFMDSSSDPDGSVAGWSWNFGDGSFSDERNPKHTYATPGTYTVMLTVEDESGLRGSYTKEIKVEPKNYLPTADFTFLPKEPKAGEEVSFADKSTDRDGSIVSWSWDFGDGSTSTDSEPSHVYANGGNYTVTLTVRDDKGGEDVKRVTITVEEEAPTASTTTTETPSETITTSSTSTPTQTETATTPSPSSSSTATTSTTSSEQPSSKPSPTGGGGTCGPAFVGIFALLALLRRRR; this is encoded by the coding sequence ATGGGACGCGTACGATTGACTTCCTCCCTTCTCGTTCTGTGCCTTATACTAGCCTTTCTTCTGCCCCGTGCAACTGCTCAGGACGCGAACCTCATAGACGGGATCGGTGGCAGGGTCATTGAGGACGGGGATATCATTATAGGCGACCGCGGGGACTACTTCTGGATGTACGAGAACGGGAGCGGGGGAGTAATTGGAAAGTTCCACACCGGCTACGAGAAGTGGGACGAAATGGTTGCGTGCGACGTTAACGACGACGGAAGGGCCGAGATAATACAGGGCGACAGGAGCACGGACAAGATCTACATCTACGACATGTACGGAAACGAGCTCGGAAAGCACGACGTAAACTTTGAAGCGGGCGATGATTTAACCTGCGGAGACCTGACGGGGAACGGGAAGGCTGAGATAATCCACGCAGATAGGAACAACTGGATCCACATCTTCGACGAGAACTTCAACATGGTGAACCAGTTTAAGGTGGACGACTTTGCCGATGGCGATGCCATAGGAGCGGGCGACTTCGACGGAGACGGTATAGCTGAGATCGTCCACGCCGATGCAAGCGAGGACACCCTATCGGTGTACGACGTCAACGGAAACTCCCTTGGTATGGTTGAGATGGAATCCTTCGACATCCACAGCAGGGACGAGATGGCTACGGGAGACGTCGATATGGATGGCCTCGACGAGATAGTCATAGCCACGCAGGACAACAAGAAGAGGGGGGTCCATATATTCAAGCTCGAAAAGGACGGTGCACAGTTCAAGGGGAACGAGATCGGGGCATTCACAATACTGTTTTCCAAGGGCGACAGGATAGCGGTTGGTGATGTGAACACCGACGGCGCTGAGGAGATAGTGTGGGCCTCTCAGTACAATGGCAGGGTCAAGGTCTACAACATGGTGGGAGACCTACTGAATGGCCCCGATGGACTTCAGACGGAGTTCACCTACGGTGCGGGCATAGCAGTTGCGGATGTGAACGGGGACTCCATAGTCGTGGGCCCTCCCAACAAAGCCGTCCTCCACGTCGTGAACAAGGTCATAGCGGTAATAAACGCCCCGCCCGTTGACTACGACGCCATAAACGAGAGCGGGACATTTTACTCAGCGTACACGAGTAAGCAGACCCAGATGACCAGCGCTTCAATAAAGTCCACCACAGACATGAAGCTGACCGCGGAGCTCACGTTCGTGCAGAACGTACCGGGGCTCGTCAAGTACGAGCTTGGCCTGAAGACCATGATCGGCCAGAAACGTCAGAGCGAGACCGGCAAGAGCTACGAAACCACGATAACATACAAGATGCTCGCGGACATGGCTGATGGGGCCATTTACGTGAGCACGGACTACGACGTCTACGAGTTCCCCATAATATGGCCGCCGGAGCTTGCGGTCATAAACGGCAAACAGCAGTATATCCTCGTGTCAGTTCCCAAGGGACCACCCAATGCTCACTTCACCTCCTACGACTCGGATCTCCATGAAATCGGGGACATCAACACCTACCCCACCAAAATAACGGAACTCAAGAACTACGACGCAAGCAGCGTCCTCGGAGTCTTCACCATAGAGGCGAGCAACGTCCAGAGCTCCTACGAGCAGTACATGAAGCAGCTCCACTGGGAAAAGGATGCCAACACTTTCTCCCTTGGACTCTCACTCTCCTTCAAAGGCACGCTGGGGAGCAGGGTGCTCACGGGGTTCGAGGGCTCAATCCAGGGCGACTACGGCTACGAGAAGCTGACGACCCACGAAATGAAGTTCTCAAACGAGACCTCCATTCTGGTGGCCTACGAGGGGAGGATAGACGACAGGGACAAGTGGTACAACGCCACCGGGGTCATCTACAGAGACAAGGACGACGGACATCTAGTTCTCGACTTCTACGTCCCGAGCAAGGGAAAATACTACGAACAGAGGAACCAGAGCCCGATTTTCATAAACCTCGGCTTTCTCAAGCTAAACTTCGACGCGCTTCGGGCCCTCAACAAGCCCCCCGAGTGCTCCATAGCGGCGAATCCGAGCTCCGGAAAGATGCCCCTAGATGTTAACTTCACCCTCAACCTCAACGACCCCGAGAACGGCAGTTTGAGGTGGGTTATGGACTTCGGGGACGGTATAACCGGGGAGGGTAACGCCTCCCAGGTTCTGCACACCTACCGCAAAGAGGGGGTCTATCCAGTCACGCTTACGGTCTACGACCCGTGGAACGCGAACGCAACATGCACCGCCAAGATCAACGTCCAGCACAACGAGAAACCGAACGCCCTCTTCAGCTACTCGCCGTCGGAGATAAAGGCCGGCGATGAGGTTAGCTTTATGGACAGCTCAAGCGACCCGGACGGGAGCGTTGCCGGCTGGAGCTGGAACTTCGGAGATGGGAGCTTCTCGGACGAGAGGAACCCCAAACACACCTACGCCACACCCGGAACATACACGGTCATGCTCACCGTTGAGGACGAGAGCGGGCTGAGGGGAAGCTACACCAAGGAGATAAAGGTCGAGCCGAAGAACTACCTCCCGACCGCGGACTTCACGTTCCTGCCCAAGGAGCCGAAGGCGGGTGAGGAGGTAAGCTTCGCCGATAAGTCCACTGACAGGGACGGGAGCATAGTGAGCTGGAGCTGGGACTTCGGTGATGGGAGCACCTCAACGGATTCCGAGCCGAGCCACGTTTATGCGAACGGGGGCAACTACACGGTGACGCTGACAGTAAGGGACGATAAAGGAGGAGAGGACGTGAAGCGGGTCACCATAACCGTGGAGGAGGAAGCGCCCACAGCATCAACAACGACCACTGAAACCCCAAGCGAGACGATAACGACCTCATCAACCTCAACTCCAACCCAAACAGAGACAGCCACTACGCCATCCCCATCCTCCAGTTCAACGGCAACAACCTCCACCACATCCTCGGAGCAGCCGAGCAGCAAGCCCTCGCCCACCGGAGGGGGAGGCACCTGTGGGCCAGCATTCGTAGGCATCTTCGCACTCCTGGCCCTTTTGAGGAGGAGGCGCTGA